A region of Halalkaliarchaeum desulfuricum DNA encodes the following proteins:
- a CDS encoding 4Fe-4S dicluster domain-containing protein, whose amino-acid sequence MSAKTPLRVIPKVGACIDCGACNVACKDEWDLSDNNDRIEVVTHNEGKGGGRFSAGETSVPMSCYHCAEAPCMEVCPTDAIDRDEHGLVQVEKDECIGCSYCAWACPFGATQFPDETASTGNAGTMDKCTGCVERIEDDENPVCFDQCATDALAYGTPSEIAEQLRGDRSADMFRGDLGDIVFGGSL is encoded by the coding sequence ATGAGCGCAAAAACACCCCTCAGAGTGATTCCCAAGGTGGGAGCCTGTATCGACTGCGGCGCCTGCAACGTCGCGTGTAAAGACGAGTGGGACCTCTCGGACAACAACGACCGGATCGAGGTCGTCACCCACAACGAAGGAAAAGGCGGCGGTCGGTTCAGCGCCGGCGAAACCAGCGTCCCGATGTCCTGTTACCACTGCGCGGAGGCGCCGTGCATGGAGGTGTGCCCCACCGATGCGATCGATCGGGACGAGCACGGGCTCGTCCAGGTCGAAAAAGACGAGTGCATCGGCTGCTCGTACTGTGCGTGGGCGTGTCCGTTCGGGGCAACCCAGTTCCCCGACGAGACGGCCTCGACGGGCAACGCCGGGACGATGGACAAGTGTACCGGCTGCGTCGAGCGGATCGAGGACGACGAGAATCCGGTCTGCTTCGACCAGTGTGCGACGGACGCCCTGGCGTACGGCACGCCCTCGGAAATCGCAGAGCAACTCCGCGGGGACCGCAGTGCCGACATGTTCCGTGGCGACCTCGGTGACATCGTGTTCGGTGGATCCCTGTAA
- a CDS encoding DUF1684 domain-containing protein, with amino-acid sequence MTADTDTNWKQQTEEQRRQREQYFREHPQSPIPEETFAGLAYYPIREKYRFLVPLEEHDDPELITVETTADGEQQYHRHGEFSLELDGREITLQAYRPPGEERLWVPFRDETNGDETYGAGRYLDLDPESHETEDGWILDFNAAYNPTCAYNTAYECPLIPMENWLDVRIEAGEKDYPGEPVDPHGH; translated from the coding sequence ATGACCGCCGATACGGACACGAACTGGAAGCAACAAACCGAAGAGCAGCGCCGGCAGCGAGAACAGTATTTTAGGGAGCATCCCCAGTCGCCGATCCCGGAGGAAACGTTCGCTGGGCTTGCCTACTACCCGATACGCGAGAAATACCGGTTCCTCGTCCCACTCGAGGAACACGACGATCCCGAACTGATCACCGTCGAGACGACGGCCGACGGCGAACAACAGTACCACAGACACGGCGAGTTCTCCCTCGAACTGGACGGCCGGGAGATTACGCTACAGGCGTACCGACCCCCGGGAGAAGAACGGCTCTGGGTGCCGTTTCGGGACGAGACCAACGGCGATGAGACCTATGGCGCGGGACGGTACCTCGATCTGGATCCGGAGTCACACGAGACCGAGGACGGGTGGATCCTCGATTTCAACGCCGCCTACAATCCGACCTGCGCGTACAACACCGCCTACGAGTGCCCGTTGATCCCGATGGAAAACTGGCTCGACGTCCGGATCGAGGCCGGCGAGAAAGACTACCCCGGTGAACCGGTCGATCCACACGGACACTGA
- a CDS encoding TorD/DmsD family molecular chaperone, protein MSEPTNTPLDREPDTGDTLAELYRFVSGVLADPPTPEAIEEFQAGALPEPADLPDGPLRDGFVSLRKWANGVDDTAEAAAELEREHTRLFVGPRPSLQIHESYYADDYLGEPLAAVKGTYAGLGIHPSEDLKEEADHAAVELAALAVLSRREGESPDDKRLFLRDHGWWFPALAEDLRETAESEFYHAVGDIVDGLVRFDAERFEVDVESVSES, encoded by the coding sequence ATGTCTGAACCCACGAACACCCCTCTCGACCGAGAACCCGACACCGGCGATACCCTGGCGGAACTGTACCGGTTCGTCTCGGGAGTACTCGCGGATCCGCCCACCCCAGAGGCCATCGAGGAGTTCCAGGCCGGGGCGCTCCCCGAACCGGCCGACCTGCCCGACGGGCCGCTTCGTGACGGGTTCGTCTCACTCCGGAAGTGGGCCAACGGCGTCGACGACACGGCGGAGGCGGCGGCGGAGCTCGAACGGGAACACACCAGACTGTTCGTCGGCCCTCGACCGAGCCTCCAGATCCACGAGTCGTACTACGCCGACGACTACCTAGGCGAGCCCCTGGCAGCGGTGAAGGGTACGTACGCCGGACTCGGCATCCACCCCAGCGAGGACCTCAAGGAGGAGGCCGACCACGCCGCCGTCGAACTCGCAGCGCTTGCGGTGTTGAGTCGACGGGAGGGCGAGAGTCCGGACGACAAGCGACTGTTCCTTCGTGACCACGGCTGGTGGTTCCCGGCCCTGGCCGAGGACCTTCGCGAGACGGCCGAAAGCGAGTTCTATCACGCGGTCGGCGACATCGTGGACGGACTGGTGCGGTTCGACGCCGAGCGGTTCGAAGTCGACGTCGAATCCGTCTCGGAATCGTAG
- a CDS encoding molybdopterin-dependent oxidoreductase yields MSTKPSLDIERRGVLKLGGAAALAGLVGGRTLVEPGTAQEDADEDGETELVKTICSHCAVGCGLKMEVENDTVVGQQAWKDHPINQGGLCSKGASQAQTVNSPRRLKEPVKKEDGEWVPLSWDEAMDEIADELLRVREEYGPDSTMWMGSAKISNEEAYLFRKLAAFYGTNNVDHQARICHSTTVAGLANTWGFGAMTQSVNDVQHADANLIIGHNPAEAHPVMMRYIQKARQNGGDVIVAEPRFTKTAAHADDYVRFRPGTDIAFINGLLHHIVFNLEAHDEEFLEDRVYDWESAKANIEEYDLETVSDITWVDEEDLKDVAETLVESDVSTVEWSMGSTQHTTGTQNIRSYAILNLALGDTGQVGGGNNPVRGHDNVQGATDVCVLSHHLPGYYGLDDGAWDHWTNVWSETPSTSGTITREELLEDHFHNKEMMNKEGLTDSRWFEGALEDDERRGDLYQPNPVKAVMVWGHSLNSISEMKRLKRALENVDLVVGVDPFPGLAGTLADREDGIILLPAATRQEGSGSVTATNRSVQWRYQAVTPRHNSRTDFDMLTDLAERLGFGEHFDYDEVEEVTNEINLGIRSIGLIGQTPERIKAHMENSHVFSSETLRAEVRDDHELAGEYFGLPWPCWHEDHPGTPILYRDSVHPAEGGLDFRARWGTEAPDGETLLRNSYEPDWWDGEIEGVPQYPGYATELPDGSTPAAPTTPIEYALSEDHSVYDAAQAVDGVNAADFAAYDNEQPDPPTGRGRARARAWNLPDEVPKHREPVETPRKDLIDEYPNYELQEDFYRLDLDNRGAQVERRDLVDEFEFVLTTGRQVEHQGGGATTRNTMGTANRAPMMYAEIHPNVANELNVDTGEWIWVKTDPGRMLVQARVTERVNDEEVFLPFHWGGLFEGESYVDDYPEGTEPLVIGDSANIGTSVGYDVVTNMQATKVTLCGLERASADEIPELPEKQQAYQTQRGFEKR; encoded by the coding sequence ATGAGTACGAAACCATCACTCGACATCGAACGTCGGGGAGTCCTCAAGCTCGGAGGGGCGGCCGCGCTTGCTGGACTCGTCGGCGGGCGAACCCTCGTCGAACCTGGAACGGCACAGGAGGATGCCGACGAAGACGGCGAGACGGAGCTCGTAAAGACCATCTGTTCACACTGTGCGGTCGGGTGTGGACTGAAAATGGAGGTCGAAAACGATACAGTCGTCGGGCAACAGGCCTGGAAGGACCACCCGATCAACCAGGGCGGTCTCTGTTCGAAAGGGGCGAGCCAGGCCCAGACCGTAAACTCCCCGCGACGGCTCAAGGAGCCGGTCAAAAAGGAAGACGGCGAGTGGGTACCACTCTCGTGGGACGAGGCGATGGACGAGATCGCCGACGAACTGCTCCGGGTCCGCGAGGAGTACGGTCCCGACAGCACGATGTGGATGGGATCGGCGAAGATCAGCAACGAGGAGGCGTACCTGTTCCGGAAGCTCGCCGCCTTCTACGGCACCAACAACGTCGACCACCAGGCACGGATCTGTCACTCGACGACCGTCGCCGGGCTGGCGAATACCTGGGGCTTCGGCGCGATGACCCAGTCGGTAAACGACGTCCAGCACGCCGACGCCAACCTCATCATCGGACACAACCCCGCCGAGGCGCACCCGGTGATGATGCGGTACATCCAGAAGGCGCGCCAGAACGGCGGCGACGTGATCGTCGCCGAGCCGCGGTTCACCAAGACCGCCGCCCACGCGGACGACTACGTTAGGTTCCGACCCGGGACCGACATCGCGTTCATCAACGGACTCCTCCATCACATCGTCTTCAATCTGGAGGCCCACGACGAGGAGTTCCTCGAAGACCGCGTCTACGACTGGGAGTCGGCCAAAGCGAATATCGAAGAGTACGACCTCGAAACCGTCTCGGACATCACGTGGGTCGACGAGGAGGACCTGAAAGACGTCGCCGAGACGCTCGTCGAGTCGGACGTAAGCACCGTCGAGTGGTCGATGGGGTCGACACAGCACACCACCGGCACCCAGAACATCCGATCGTACGCCATCCTCAACCTGGCGCTGGGCGATACCGGCCAGGTCGGCGGCGGCAACAACCCGGTGCGGGGCCACGACAACGTCCAGGGCGCGACGGACGTGTGTGTCCTGTCGCATCATCTCCCCGGCTACTACGGACTCGACGACGGCGCCTGGGACCACTGGACTAACGTCTGGTCCGAGACGCCGAGCACCAGTGGCACCATCACCCGTGAGGAACTCCTGGAGGATCACTTCCACAACAAGGAGATGATGAACAAGGAGGGCCTCACGGATAGCCGCTGGTTCGAGGGTGCCCTCGAGGACGACGAACGGAGGGGTGATCTCTACCAGCCCAACCCGGTGAAGGCCGTGATGGTGTGGGGCCACTCGCTGAACTCCATAAGCGAGATGAAGCGGCTAAAGCGGGCGCTGGAGAACGTCGATCTGGTCGTCGGCGTCGATCCGTTCCCGGGCCTGGCCGGTACCCTGGCGGACCGCGAGGACGGGATCATCCTGCTGCCGGCTGCGACCCGGCAGGAAGGCTCGGGCAGCGTCACGGCGACCAACCGGTCGGTCCAGTGGCGGTACCAGGCGGTGACGCCGCGGCACAACTCCCGGACGGACTTCGACATGCTCACGGACCTCGCGGAGCGGCTCGGCTTCGGCGAGCACTTCGACTACGACGAGGTCGAGGAGGTGACGAACGAGATCAACCTCGGGATCCGTTCGATCGGGTTGATCGGCCAGACGCCCGAGCGCATCAAGGCTCACATGGAGAACAGCCACGTGTTCAGCTCGGAGACCCTGCGGGCCGAGGTGCGGGACGACCACGAACTCGCCGGGGAGTATTTCGGCCTCCCGTGGCCCTGCTGGCACGAGGACCATCCCGGGACGCCGATACTCTACCGCGACAGCGTCCATCCCGCAGAGGGCGGCCTCGACTTCCGCGCCCGGTGGGGTACGGAGGCGCCCGACGGCGAGACCCTCCTCCGGAACAGCTACGAGCCCGACTGGTGGGACGGCGAGATCGAGGGCGTCCCGCAGTACCCCGGGTACGCCACCGAACTGCCGGACGGCAGCACGCCGGCCGCGCCGACGACCCCGATCGAGTACGCACTCAGCGAGGACCATTCGGTGTACGACGCAGCCCAGGCTGTCGACGGTGTGAACGCCGCTGACTTCGCCGCATACGACAACGAACAACCCGATCCGCCGACCGGCCGCGGTCGCGCTCGCGCCCGTGCCTGGAACCTCCCCGACGAGGTACCGAAACACCGCGAACCTGTCGAGACGCCACGGAAGGACCTGATTGACGAGTATCCCAACTACGAACTCCAGGAGGACTTCTACCGGCTGGACCTCGACAACCGCGGCGCCCAGGTGGAGCGCCGGGATCTCGTCGACGAGTTCGAGTTCGTCCTCACGACCGGCCGCCAGGTGGAACACCAGGGTGGCGGCGCCACGACGCGGAACACGATGGGCACCGCCAACCGCGCGCCGATGATGTACGCCGAGATCCACCCGAACGTCGCAAACGAACTGAACGTCGATACCGGCGAGTGGATCTGGGTGAAGACGGATCCCGGACGGATGCTCGTTCAGGCGCGCGTCACCGAACGCGTAAACGACGAGGAGGTGTTCCTCCCGTTCCACTGGGGCGGCCTGTTCGAAGGCGAATCGTACGTCGATGACTACCCCGAAGGGACTGAACCGCTCGTGATCGGCGATTCAGCGAACATCGGAACGTCCGTGGGATACGACGTGGTCACGAACATGCAGGCGACGAAGGTGACCCTGTGTGGGCTCGAGCGGGCAAGCGCCGACGAGATCCCGGAACTCCCGGAGAAGCAGCAAGCCTACCAAACGCAGCGCGGATTCGAAAAGAGGTGA
- a CDS encoding helix-turn-helix domain-containing protein: protein MSGHGGQRDQSEENRPRTDASPDSYNNDSQITADATDAKGRHNIDPESGIHLSLQVRDRPTLQDVLRSLVQSDVQFEINRISDAGAHSSLAIVDLDALTDKQREAIELALERGYYDTPRETDLETLSDELGVSKSAVSQRLRVTESKLIQSVLAEQDEGGRSSDAE from the coding sequence ATGAGCGGACACGGAGGGCAGAGAGATCAAAGCGAGGAGAATCGACCCCGGACTGACGCGAGTCCGGACAGCTACAATAATGACAGCCAGATAACAGCTGATGCAACTGACGCCAAAGGACGCCACAATATCGATCCCGAGAGCGGGATCCACCTCTCCCTGCAGGTCCGCGATCGACCCACGCTCCAGGATGTGCTCCGATCACTCGTTCAGTCGGACGTTCAATTCGAGATCAACCGGATCAGTGACGCGGGGGCCCACTCCTCGCTGGCGATCGTGGATCTGGACGCACTCACCGACAAACAGCGGGAAGCGATCGAACTGGCGCTCGAGCGCGGTTACTATGACACGCCCCGTGAAACCGATCTGGAGACACTCAGCGACGAACTTGGAGTTTCGAAGTCCGCGGTTTCACAGCGCCTCCGTGTGACTGAATCGAAACTCATTCAGTCGGTGCTCGCAGAACAGGATGAGGGTGGCCGTTCGTCGGATGCCGAGTGA
- a CDS encoding FAD-dependent oxidoreductase — translation MSTFVVIGGDAAGMSAASKAKRDDPDIDVVVFEKGEWVSYGACGLPYYIKGEIQSLQDLVSVTPEEFRRERDIDLRTEHEVVDIDPADRTVRAQSDEETVVQEYDHLLVATGARAITPPIDGLDLPGVYTLGSMSDGKQLREYVARARSEKDLMQPDRGPACQFLEQCTGPVGIVGGGYIGVEMAEALAANGFEVHLFQRGDRVLKAFSDATSEAVLEHLADQDVAVYLEAEVASLDGDGTVQAVVTEDNRVPVEMVLVGTGVRPRTKLAEDAGIQLGETGAIATDEYRETNLPDVYAAGDCAEARHVVTGELAYVPLALTANRHGRAIGQTVAGEPTKGGGIAGTAAVKAFEMEAARTGILDHQEARKAGFDPMTDTIEAKSRAGYYPEGGTVLVTLTVDRPSGRVLGGSLASEYGEGAVHRSHALVGAVTEGISASELANYDLAYAPPFNTTWDPVLTAAKVIDGRRQSSES, via the coding sequence ATGTCAACCTTCGTCGTGATCGGCGGCGACGCCGCCGGAATGTCGGCAGCAAGCAAAGCGAAACGCGACGATCCGGACATCGATGTCGTCGTCTTCGAGAAGGGTGAGTGGGTCTCGTACGGGGCCTGCGGGCTCCCCTATTATATCAAAGGGGAGATACAGTCGCTCCAAGACCTTGTGTCGGTCACCCCCGAAGAATTCCGCAGGGAGCGTGATATCGATCTGCGGACCGAACACGAGGTCGTCGACATCGATCCCGCTGATCGGACTGTTAGGGCCCAAAGTGACGAGGAAACGGTCGTCCAGGAGTACGATCACCTGCTCGTAGCCACCGGCGCGCGAGCGATCACCCCGCCGATCGACGGCCTGGACCTGCCGGGCGTGTACACGCTCGGGTCGATGTCGGACGGGAAACAACTCCGGGAGTACGTCGCGCGGGCACGATCCGAGAAGGACCTCATGCAACCCGACCGAGGGCCAGCCTGCCAGTTTCTCGAACAGTGTACTGGGCCCGTCGGGATCGTCGGCGGCGGGTATATCGGGGTGGAGATGGCGGAGGCGCTCGCAGCCAACGGGTTCGAGGTCCACCTCTTCCAGCGCGGGGATCGCGTTCTCAAAGCCTTCAGTGATGCCACGAGCGAAGCCGTCCTCGAACACCTCGCCGATCAGGACGTTGCCGTCTATCTCGAGGCGGAGGTCGCCTCCCTCGACGGTGACGGGACGGTTCAAGCGGTCGTCACGGAAGACAACCGCGTCCCGGTCGAGATGGTACTCGTCGGGACGGGCGTCCGTCCGCGGACGAAACTCGCCGAGGACGCCGGCATTCAGCTCGGCGAGACGGGGGCGATCGCGACGGACGAGTATCGCGAGACGAATCTCCCTGACGTGTACGCGGCAGGCGACTGCGCGGAGGCCCGACACGTCGTCACCGGCGAGTTGGCGTACGTTCCCCTGGCGCTGACTGCCAACCGTCACGGACGGGCGATCGGGCAGACAGTCGCCGGCGAGCCGACGAAAGGGGGCGGTATTGCGGGCACTGCGGCGGTGAAAGCCTTCGAGATGGAAGCCGCCCGAACGGGAATCCTGGATCACCAGGAAGCTCGAAAGGCGGGGTTCGATCCGATGACCGATACGATCGAGGCGAAGTCCCGGGCGGGCTACTACCCCGAAGGCGGAACAGTCCTCGTGACGCTCACCGTCGATCGGCCGTCCGGGCGAGTGTTGGGCGGGAGCCTCGCGTCCGAATACGGGGAGGGCGCCGTCCACCGGAGTCACGCGCTCGTCGGGGCGGTAACCGAGGGGATTTCGGCGAGCGAGTTGGCGAACTACGATCTCGCCTACGCGCCGCCGTTCAACACGACATGGGATCCAGTGTTGACGGCCGCGAAAGTGATCGATGGGCGGCGTCAGTCATCCGAAAGCTGA
- a CDS encoding FAD-dependent oxidoreductase yields MDGHTADKPAVTDDHPVVIVGGDAAGMSAASKLKRERPDREVIVFEKGDWVSYGACGLPYYIKGEVESLSDLVSIPPEKFRSERGIDLRTNHEVVEIDTESREVTVERHEEPDNESGTETITQPYGTLLIATGARAVEPPFDGMELDGVFTLHEMDAAKEIREYLGLETGGDSEAAVNARSVAIVGGGYVGIEMAEAFAAHGLEVHLYEMLPHVLQPFGEETAEVVENHLDEQGIDLHLETAVEGFLSASETDTVETAETDDKSVAAIEAGGQRMPVDMVLVGVGVVPNVEIAETAGIETGSTGAIATDEYGETNVEGVYAAGDCAEARHVVTDEPDHVPLALTANRAGRAIGSTLAGEPTPVGPIAGTAVLKAFDLEVARTGVIDPERARSNGFDPVSVTISAPTRAHYYPGGVELQVTLVADAASNRVLGASIVGEEGAAKRIDTVATALSAELTVPELEKLDLSYAPPFSPVWDPVLTAAKVLNGKLEPSGG; encoded by the coding sequence ATGGACGGTCACACAGCCGATAAACCGGCCGTAACCGACGACCACCCGGTTGTCATCGTCGGCGGCGACGCTGCCGGAATGAGCGCCGCGAGCAAACTGAAGCGCGAACGACCCGACCGCGAGGTGATCGTCTTCGAGAAGGGAGACTGGGTGTCGTACGGGGCCTGCGGACTGCCGTATTATATAAAAGGCGAGGTCGAGTCGCTTTCGGACCTGGTGTCGATTCCGCCGGAGAAGTTCCGATCGGAGCGCGGGATCGATCTCCGGACGAACCACGAGGTCGTGGAAATCGACACCGAGTCGAGGGAAGTCACAGTCGAAAGACACGAGGAGCCCGATAACGAATCCGGCACGGAGACGATTACGCAACCGTACGGCACGCTCCTCATCGCGACGGGTGCACGAGCCGTCGAGCCACCGTTCGACGGGATGGAGCTCGACGGCGTGTTTACGCTCCACGAGATGGACGCGGCCAAAGAGATCCGTGAATATCTGGGGCTCGAAACAGGTGGCGACAGTGAGGCAGCGGTGAACGCTCGGTCGGTCGCGATCGTCGGGGGCGGCTACGTCGGAATCGAGATGGCCGAGGCGTTCGCTGCTCACGGACTCGAGGTACACCTGTACGAGATGCTCCCGCACGTTCTGCAGCCGTTCGGCGAGGAGACCGCCGAAGTCGTCGAGAACCACCTGGATGAACAGGGGATCGATCTCCACCTCGAAACGGCGGTGGAGGGGTTCCTGTCGGCGTCGGAAACTGACACCGTCGAGACGGCGGAAACTGACGACAAATCCGTTGCAGCTATCGAGGCCGGCGGTCAACGGATGCCTGTCGACATGGTCCTCGTCGGCGTCGGCGTGGTTCCGAACGTCGAGATCGCCGAAACCGCCGGAATCGAAACCGGTTCGACGGGGGCGATCGCGACCGACGAGTACGGGGAGACGAACGTCGAAGGCGTCTACGCGGCTGGCGACTGTGCGGAGGCTCGCCACGTCGTCACCGACGAACCCGATCACGTGCCGCTCGCACTCACGGCAAACAGAGCGGGTCGCGCGATCGGGTCGACGCTCGCGGGAGAGCCCACGCCCGTGGGGCCAATCGCCGGAACTGCGGTGCTGAAGGCGTTTGACCTCGAGGTAGCCCGCACGGGCGTGATCGACCCCGAGCGTGCGCGTTCCAACGGGTTCGATCCCGTGTCAGTAACGATATCGGCTCCCACGCGGGCCCACTATTACCCCGGCGGGGTCGAACTGCAGGTCACGCTGGTCGCGGATGCAGCGTCGAACCGGGTGCTCGGAGCAAGCATTGTCGGCGAGGAAGGCGCCGCAAAGCGAATCGACACCGTAGCGACGGCGCTGTCCGCCGAACTGACGGTTCCGGAGCTCGAGAAGCTGGATCTGTCGTACGCGCCGCCGTTCAGTCCGGTGTGGGATCCGGTGTTGACCGCCGCAAAGGTGCTCAACGGGAAACTGGAGCCAAGCGGGGGCTGA
- a CDS encoding NAD(P)H-hydrate epimerase: protein MNQNSFQTRTGRSVSAVTAEEMLAVDRVAVEDVGLALLQMMENAGRALARQVHDIRDEERVVVVAGNGGNGGGGLACARHLANRDVPVQVVLDRVPRELTGAAAHQHRILEAMSVPVIDAADGLSRLDGPHVAVDALIGYGLSGEVRSPASRYVETMNNRFESVVSLDVPSGIDATTGEILGDAVRPDRTVTLALPKTGLASIDGRLLLADIGIPKTVYHRLDIEYANPFGEHDWVELVR, encoded by the coding sequence ATGAATCAGAATTCGTTCCAAACACGAACTGGTCGGTCCGTTTCAGCAGTCACTGCCGAGGAGATGCTGGCGGTCGATCGCGTCGCCGTCGAAGACGTGGGACTGGCGTTGCTCCAGATGATGGAAAACGCCGGACGGGCCCTCGCCCGGCAAGTTCACGACATCCGGGACGAGGAGAGAGTCGTCGTCGTGGCCGGAAACGGCGGGAACGGCGGCGGCGGGTTGGCCTGTGCGCGCCATCTCGCCAACCGGGACGTCCCCGTCCAGGTGGTCCTCGACAGGGTGCCCCGGGAACTGACGGGGGCGGCGGCCCACCAGCACCGGATCCTCGAGGCGATGTCCGTTCCGGTCATCGACGCCGCCGACGGACTGTCCCGACTCGACGGCCCGCACGTCGCCGTAGACGCCCTCATCGGCTACGGGCTGAGCGGCGAGGTGCGTTCGCCGGCGAGCAGGTACGTAGAAACGATGAACAACCGATTCGAGTCGGTTGTCTCGCTGGACGTCCCCTCCGGGATCGACGCTACAACGGGCGAGATCCTCGGGGACGCCGTCCGGCCGGATCGGACGGTCACGCTCGCGCTTCCGAAAACGGGTCTCGCCTCGATCGACGGCAGGCTCCTGCTTGCGGACATCGGAATCCCGAAGACGGTGTACCATCGACTCGACATCGAGTACGCGAACCCCTTTGGGGAACACGATTGGGTAGAACTGGTGCGGTGA
- a CDS encoding formate dehydrogenase subunit gamma has translation MATDTGSGAFGRITRFSDVQVYVHATAALSIFFLYLTGLPLTFSEHLGWLFAIFGYGNVVLLHIIAGVALILVGVYYVSYLLLGVLSGRAGIPALPTLEDAREAVQYGKYLGGRAKKPEADKYGWLQKAEVGVIVTELTLISLTGLLLWYRGLFVSPEFRAILGGHEPLADFLLLIARDIHLIFALTFLMGIAFHLYIANVKEKYPFNETMFSGDVSAERAAHHWPAWARKKLGELPGHVETAAPAKKTLAGVTFALLLFFAVVVTATLFAAVFSPLPTRDYLVAVSGDVLTQGVTGVVYFLGLNAAVLMVIGGSAAIIYGISKRLRGEYDV, from the coding sequence ATGGCAACAGATACCGGATCAGGCGCGTTCGGGCGGATAACGCGTTTCTCGGACGTGCAGGTGTACGTCCACGCGACAGCTGCCCTGTCGATATTTTTCCTGTATCTGACTGGGCTGCCGTTGACGTTCAGCGAACACCTCGGGTGGCTGTTCGCAATCTTCGGCTACGGCAATGTGGTGCTTTTGCACATTATTGCTGGCGTCGCGCTCATTCTGGTGGGTGTCTACTACGTGTCGTATCTACTGCTCGGGGTTCTTTCCGGACGCGCCGGAATCCCGGCGCTTCCGACCCTCGAGGACGCCCGTGAGGCGGTACAGTACGGGAAGTATCTGGGCGGGCGGGCGAAGAAACCCGAGGCGGACAAGTACGGCTGGCTCCAGAAAGCCGAAGTCGGCGTGATCGTCACCGAACTCACGCTTATAAGTCTCACCGGCCTGCTGCTCTGGTACAGGGGGCTGTTCGTTTCACCCGAATTCCGGGCAATTCTCGGCGGCCACGAGCCGCTGGCGGATTTCCTGCTCCTCATCGCCCGCGACATCCACCTCATCTTCGCGCTGACGTTCCTGATGGGGATTGCGTTCCATCTCTACATCGCGAACGTCAAAGAGAAGTATCCGTTCAACGAGACGATGTTCTCCGGTGACGTCTCCGCAGAACGCGCGGCCCACCACTGGCCGGCGTGGGCCAGGAAGAAGCTCGGTGAGTTGCCGGGCCACGTCGAGACTGCAGCCCCCGCGAAGAAGACTCTCGCCGGGGTCACCTTCGCGTTGCTTTTGTTCTTTGCGGTGGTGGTGACGGCGACGCTGTTCGCCGCCGTTTTCTCGCCGCTGCCGACCCGCGATTACCTGGTCGCGGTGTCGGGGGACGTACTCACTCAGGGGGTGACCGGCGTCGTTTACTTCCTTGGATTGAACGCCGCCGTCCTGATGGTTATCGGCGGCAGCGCGGCGATCATCTACGGTATCAGCAAACGGCTCCGGGGTGAGTACGATGTCTGA
- a CDS encoding cupin domain-containing protein codes for MKKVRIDEVENSVQPAAVMRHLTEPLGATDLAINYYELEPGDSFAFAYHDHEVQEELFYIMEGTATFDTADGPIEVAAGEIIRFGREEFQRGWNRGDERVRALALGAPLEYGRQHKLRYCPDCEEETENRLERVADETAVVGYCKNCDAETGRWTRGSMEGTVP; via the coding sequence ATGAAGAAGGTCCGGATCGACGAGGTCGAAAACAGCGTCCAGCCGGCGGCCGTGATGCGTCATCTCACCGAACCCCTCGGGGCGACCGACCTCGCGATCAACTACTACGAACTCGAACCCGGAGACAGCTTCGCGTTCGCGTATCACGACCACGAAGTGCAAGAAGAGCTGTTTTATATAATGGAGGGAACGGCGACGTTCGACACCGCTGACGGACCGATAGAAGTAGCGGCGGGCGAGATTATCCGGTTCGGCCGAGAAGAGTTCCAGCGCGGATGGAACCGTGGTGACGAACGGGTCCGTGCACTCGCGCTCGGCGCTCCCCTCGAATATGGGAGACAGCACAAACTGCGCTACTGCCCGGACTGCGAGGAGGAAACGGAAAACCGACTCGAACGGGTCGCCGACGAAACGGCGGTCGTTGGCTACTGTAAGAACTGCGACGCTGAAACGGGACGGTGGACCCGTGGATCGATGGAGGGGACCGTCCCCTGA